One stretch of Pseudomonas sp. NC02 DNA includes these proteins:
- a CDS encoding multidrug efflux SMR transporter: MNAAYYYLAIAICSEVIATVSMKAIKGFSTPIPLLLVIVGYGVAFWMLTLVVRTVPVGVAYAVWAGMGIVMVSIAALFIYGQKLDIPAMLGMGLIVLGVVVIQLFSKTAGH; this comes from the coding sequence ATGAACGCCGCCTACTATTACCTGGCCATTGCCATCTGCTCGGAAGTGATCGCCACCGTTTCCATGAAAGCGATCAAGGGTTTCAGCACGCCAATCCCGTTGTTGCTGGTGATCGTCGGCTACGGCGTGGCCTTCTGGATGCTCACGCTGGTGGTGCGCACCGTGCCGGTGGGTGTCGCGTATGCAGTGTGGGCCGGGATGGGCATCGTGATGGTCAGCATCGCCGCGCTGTTTATCTACGGGCAGAAACTGGATATCCCGGCGATGCTGGGCATGGGCCTGATTGTGCTGGGCGTGGTGGTGATTCAGTTGTTCTCGAAAACGGCCGGGCACTGA
- a CDS encoding LysR family transcriptional regulator, with product MSVQWSLEQMRLFVSVAEQRSFSAVARDQRRAQSAVSNGIALLEADLGVSLFDRSSGRQPRLTEAGTALLEEAREVLRQCERLNGRALSLMRGEEARLRLAQDEAMLYQPVLDSLEALAGKFPSLEVQLSSAAQGDVARKLVERKADLGLLFYHDQIPEALERRVLGSVEMVTVCGIGHPMAKEQFVDCQRLAQFRQLLMATQTSVYPGSEAASPQVWRADSFYVLAEWLARGLGWAWLPRHVVQYPAYQNQMVELNSEWTPPALVVELVWRRDEPLGPAARFLAERFAECLQAID from the coding sequence ATGAGCGTGCAGTGGAGTCTTGAGCAAATGCGCCTGTTTGTCAGCGTCGCCGAGCAGCGTTCATTTTCGGCGGTGGCGCGGGACCAGCGTCGGGCGCAATCGGCGGTCAGCAATGGGATTGCCCTGTTGGAGGCGGACCTGGGCGTATCCCTGTTTGACCGCAGCAGCGGCCGCCAGCCCCGTTTGACCGAGGCGGGCACGGCACTGCTCGAGGAGGCGCGGGAAGTCTTGCGCCAGTGCGAGCGCCTGAATGGCCGTGCCTTGTCATTGATGCGCGGTGAGGAGGCGCGCCTGCGCCTGGCCCAGGATGAAGCCATGCTCTATCAGCCGGTGCTCGATAGCCTCGAAGCGCTGGCGGGAAAATTTCCCAGCCTGGAAGTGCAGTTGTCCAGCGCCGCCCAAGGCGATGTCGCGCGCAAGCTGGTGGAGCGCAAGGCGGATCTGGGCCTGCTGTTCTATCACGATCAGATCCCCGAAGCGTTGGAGCGCCGCGTGCTGGGCAGTGTGGAGATGGTGACCGTGTGCGGTATCGGGCATCCCATGGCTAAGGAACAGTTCGTGGATTGCCAGCGCCTGGCGCAGTTTCGCCAATTGCTGATGGCGACCCAGACCAGTGTGTATCCCGGCAGCGAGGCCGCCAGCCCGCAAGTGTGGCGGGCTGACAGTTTCTACGTGCTGGCCGAATGGCTTGCGCGCGGCCTGGGTTGGGCCTGGTTGCCGCGGCATGTGGTGCAGTATCCGGCCTATCAGAACCAGATGGTCGAACTGAACAGCGAATGGACCCCGCCGGCGCTGGTGGTGGAGCTGGTCTGGCGCCGCGACGAGCCCCTCGGCCCGGCCGCGCGTTTCCTCGCCGAACGTTTTGCCGAGTGCTTGCAGGCGATCGACTGA